GGTGTCCAGAATCTGCTTGGTCGCGTGCACGAGAAGGGGCACGGTCGCGTATTCCCACTTGGTCATGGCCCGACTGTAATGCCTGGCACGCACAGCCTCGTGCGTAGCCCGCGGCCCGACTGGTTAGGCTCGAATACGTGAGCAGGTTCCAGGTCGTCAGCGGCAAGGGCGGTACCGGTAAGACCACGGTCGCCGCCGCCCTCGCGCTCGCCCTCGCGACCGAGGGCAGGCGCACCCTCCTCGTGGAGGTCGAGGGCAGGCAGGGCATCGCCCAGCTCTTCGAGACGGAGTCGCTTCCGTACGAGGAGCGCAAGATCGCCGTCGCGCCCGGCGGCGGCGAGGTGTACGCCCTCGCGATCGACGCCGAACGCGCCCTTCTCGACTACCTCCAGATGTTCTACAAGCTCGGCAGCGCGGGCCGGGCGCTCAAGAAGCTCGGCGCGATCGACTTCGCCACCACGATCGCGCCCGGTGTACGGGACGTGCTGCTGACCGGCAAGGCCTGCGAAGCCGTACGCCGCAAGGACAAGCAGAACCGGTACGTCTACGACTACGTGATCATGGACGCGCCGCCCACCGGGCGCATCACCCGCTTCCTCAATGTGAACGACGAGGTGGCGGGGCTGGCCCGGATCGGCCCGATACACAATCAGGCGCAGGCCGTGATGCGGGTGCTGAAGTCCCCCGAGACGGCGGTCCATCTGGTGACGCTGCTGGAGGAGATGCCGGTCCAGGAGACCGCGGACGGCATCGCCGAGCTGCGGGCCGCCGAACTACCGGTGGGCCGCGTCATCGTGAACATGGTGCGACCGCATCTGCTGGACGAGGACGCGCTGCGCACCGCCGCGGGCGGCCGCCGCAAGGAGATCGCCAAGGCGCTGACCCGTGCGGGCGTGACCGGTTCCGCGGGGCTCGTACGCCCGCTGGTCGAGCAGGCCGCCGAGCACGCCCAGCGGGTCGAGCTGGAGCGCGAGCAGCGTGCGGTGCTCGCGGGCCTGGACCTGCCGGGGTACGAACTCCCGCTGATCAGCGAGGGCATGGACCCGGCAGGCCTCTACGACCTGGCGACCGAGCTCCGCAAGCAGGGCGTGGGTGACGGGGCGGGCGAAGGGGCGGGACAAGGGGTGGGTACATGACACAGGGCACGACCGCGACCACGGCCGCGGACACGGACACGGACGCGGATACCGACTCAGGCAGAGACGTCGGCAGAGACGCGGCCCCGGACAGAACCGAGGCCCCTGCCACCGCCCCCGCGCTGGACACCGACGCGCTGCTCGACGACCCCGGCATCCGGATCATCGTGTGCTGCGGATCGGGCGGGGTCGGCAAGACCACGACCGCCGCGGCGCTGGGCGTACGGGCCGCCGAGCGCGGCCGTAAGGTCGTCGTCCTCACCATCGACCCGGCCCGCAGGCTCGCCCAGTCCATGGGCATCGACTCGCTGGACAACATCCCGCGCCGGGTGCCCGGCATCGAGAGCGAGGGCGCCGGGGAACTGCACGCCATGATGCTCGACATGAAGCGGACCTTCGACGAGATCGTCGAGGCGCACGCGGACGGCGAGCGGGCGCGCGCGATCCTGGAGAACCCCTTCTACCAGTCCCTGTCGGCCGGTTTCGCGGGCACGCAGGAGTACATGGCGATGGAGAAGCTCGGCCAGCTGCGGGCGCGCAACGAGTGGGACCTGATCATCGTCGACACCCCGCCGTCACGCTCCGCGCTGGACTTCCTGGACGCCCCGAAGCGTCTCGGTTCGTTCCTGGACGGAAAATTCATCAAGCTGCTGATGGCCCCGGCGAAGATGGGCGGCCGGGCCGGAATGAAGTTCCTCAACGTGGGCATGTCGATGATGACCGGCACCCTCGGCAAGCTGCTCGGCGGCCAGTTCCTGCGCGACGTGCAGACCTTCGTGGCGGCGATGGACACCATGTTCGGCGGCTTCCGCACCCGGGCGGATGCCACGTACAAACTGCTTCAGGCACCCGGTACGGCGTTCCTCGTCGTCGCGACACCGGAGCGGGACGCGCTGCGCGAGGCGGCGTACTTCGTGGAACGGCTGGCCGCGGAGGAGATGCCGCTGGCCGGACTGGTGCTCAACCGTGTCCATGGCAGCGACGCCGCCCGGCTCTCAGCCGAGCGCGCACTGGCGGCCGCAGAAAATCTTGACGGGGTCGGCATTGTGGATCAGACGGCCGGGAAGGCTGGACTTCGTGACCCGGCCGACTGGTCGGTCGCCGCTCCCGAAGCCGTCACTCCCGATCGTTCCTCTCCCAAACCCGATCCCGATCCTTCCGAGCGGGCTCCCAAGATCCGCGAGACCCCCAAAACCCGCAAGACTCCCGAGGCCTCCGAGCAGATTCCCGAAGCCGCAGCCGAACCCAGGACCGCGATCGCGACCGAGGCCGTCTCCGTCGAGCAGCTGACCGCGGGTCTGTTGCGGCTGCATGCGGAACGGATGCAGGTAGTCGCACGCGAACAGCGCACACGCGACCGCTTCACCGCGCTGCACCCGGAGGTGGCCATGACCCACGTGGCCGCCCTGCCCGGTGACGTACACGACCTCGCAGGGCTTCGGGCCATCGGGGACCGGCTCGCGACCGGTTCTGTCCCGGCCGGAGCTGCGTAGCCGCCCGTGCGGCCTATCCCACCGCGGCGTACCTCTCGTGCAGTTCGTCGTCATCCAGTCCGATCGCCACGGGCAGGATGCCCGTGGACTGCTCGTACTCGCTGCGCGCGGTCTCCAGCAGCCGGCGCCAGGACGTCACGGTGGGCCGCCTGCGCAGCAGTGCGCGGCGCTCCCGCTCGGTCATTCCGCCCCACACGCCGAACTCGACGCGATTGTCCAGCGCGTCGGCCAGGCACTCGGTCCGCACCGGGCATCCGGTGCACACCGCCTTGGCCCTGTTCTGCGCTGCCCCTTGTACGAACAGTTCATCTGGATCGGTAGTGCGGCAGGCTGCCTGCGCACTCCAGTCGGTTACCCAGCCCATCACGGCGCCGTCCTCTCCCGAATCGAGGCTCCCCCACGGCGGTAGCGGCATATTCACCGCTGCCAGTTGAGGACGTTACGGAAGGCGGCGACAGCACAACACCCCCTTCGGGCCCAATCTTGAATGGCCCGAACGGACTATGCGTATGCGGCAGATCACCCAGGGGAGTGAGGTGAGGACATACCTCGCCATCCCGGCAGAATCAGGACAGTTCGCCTGGATCACAACGGACGTTCGATGACACAGGAGGCGAATTCGGGAGCGCCTGAACGCGTGGCCGGATCGTGCACGGGGGTTGATACGGAACGGGACTGCTGTGACAGTTGTGAGCAGCTTAGGCCAAGGCATATACGCGTGTCCGGCGAATGAGAACGTAGGCTGCCCCCATGCCAAAGAAGCGCTCGGGCGGGGGTCTCACGACGACCCAGCAGGCCGCCAAGTTCCTCGGTGTCGCCGCACTTTCCGGAGTTGTGCTCGCGGGCATCGCGCTGCCGGCCGCCGGAGCACTGGGTCTCGCCACCAAGGGGACGGTCGAGGGATTCGACGAAATCCCGGCCAATCTCCGTACTCCACCACTGAGCCAGCGCACCACGATCCTGGACAGCAAGGGCGGAACAATCGCCTCCGTCTATTCGCGCGACCGCACGGTGGTCGAGCTGAAGGACATCTCGCCGTACATGCAGAAGGCGATCGTGGCGATCGAGGATGCCCGCTTCTACGAGCACGGGGCGATCGACCTCAAGGGCATCCTGCGCGCACTGAACCGCAACGTGCAGGAGGGCGGGACCGCGCAGGGCGCCTCGACCCTCACGCAGCAGTACGTGAAGAACGTCTTCGTCGAGGAGGCGGGCGACGACCCGGACAAGGTCGCGCAGGCCACTCAGCAGACCATGGGCCGCAAGATCCAGGAGCTGAAGTACGCGATCCAGGTCGAGGAGAAGCTCGGCAAGAAGCGCATCCTGACGAACTACCTGAACATCACCTTCTTCGGGCAGCAGGCGTACGGCGTCGAGGCCGCCTCGCAGCGCTACTTCTCCAAGCGCGCGAAGGACCTGACCCTGGAGGAATCCGCGCTGCTGGCCGGCATCGTGCAGTCGCCGAGCCGCTACGACCCGGTCAACGACACCGCCGAGGCGACCAAGCGCCGCAACACCGTGCTCCAGCGCATGGCCGACGTCGGTGACATCTCGCAGGCCGAGGCCGACAGGGCGAAGTCGAATCCGATCAAGCTGAAGGTCAAGAAGCCGCAGAACGGCTGCATCACGGCTGTCAGCGGAGCCGGTTTCTTCTGTGACTACGTACGTCACGTCTTCCTCTCCGACCCGGTCTTCGGCAAGACCAAGGAGGACCGGGCCGGGATCTGGAACCGGGGCGGTCTGACGATCCGGACGACGCTCGACCCGCAGTCCCAGCAGTCGGTGCAGAGCTCGATCAAGAGCCATGTCTACAAGACTGACAAGGTCGCGACGGCCGTGACGCTGGTCCAGCCGGGCACCGGCAAGATCATGGGAATGGGCCAGTCCAAGCCGTACGGCTTCGGGGCCAACGAGACCCA
This sequence is a window from Streptomyces sp. NBC_01217. Protein-coding genes within it:
- a CDS encoding WhiB family transcriptional regulator: MGWVTDWSAQAACRTTDPDELFVQGAAQNRAKAVCTGCPVRTECLADALDNRVEFGVWGGMTERERRALLRRRPTVTSWRRLLETARSEYEQSTGILPVAIGLDDDELHERYAAVG
- a CDS encoding ArsA family ATPase, giving the protein MSRFQVVSGKGGTGKTTVAAALALALATEGRRTLLVEVEGRQGIAQLFETESLPYEERKIAVAPGGGEVYALAIDAERALLDYLQMFYKLGSAGRALKKLGAIDFATTIAPGVRDVLLTGKACEAVRRKDKQNRYVYDYVIMDAPPTGRITRFLNVNDEVAGLARIGPIHNQAQAVMRVLKSPETAVHLVTLLEEMPVQETADGIAELRAAELPVGRVIVNMVRPHLLDEDALRTAAGGRRKEIAKALTRAGVTGSAGLVRPLVEQAAEHAQRVELEREQRAVLAGLDLPGYELPLISEGMDPAGLYDLATELRKQGVGDGAGEGAGQGVGT
- a CDS encoding ArsA family ATPase, coding for MTQGTTATTAADTDTDADTDSGRDVGRDAAPDRTEAPATAPALDTDALLDDPGIRIIVCCGSGGVGKTTTAAALGVRAAERGRKVVVLTIDPARRLAQSMGIDSLDNIPRRVPGIESEGAGELHAMMLDMKRTFDEIVEAHADGERARAILENPFYQSLSAGFAGTQEYMAMEKLGQLRARNEWDLIIVDTPPSRSALDFLDAPKRLGSFLDGKFIKLLMAPAKMGGRAGMKFLNVGMSMMTGTLGKLLGGQFLRDVQTFVAAMDTMFGGFRTRADATYKLLQAPGTAFLVVATPERDALREAAYFVERLAAEEMPLAGLVLNRVHGSDAARLSAERALAAAENLDGVGIVDQTAGKAGLRDPADWSVAAPEAVTPDRSSPKPDPDPSERAPKIRETPKTRKTPEASEQIPEAAAEPRTAIATEAVSVEQLTAGLLRLHAERMQVVAREQRTRDRFTALHPEVAMTHVAALPGDVHDLAGLRAIGDRLATGSVPAGAA
- a CDS encoding transglycosylase domain-containing protein, which translates into the protein MPKKRSGGGLTTTQQAAKFLGVAALSGVVLAGIALPAAGALGLATKGTVEGFDEIPANLRTPPLSQRTTILDSKGGTIASVYSRDRTVVELKDISPYMQKAIVAIEDARFYEHGAIDLKGILRALNRNVQEGGTAQGASTLTQQYVKNVFVEEAGDDPDKVAQATQQTMGRKIQELKYAIQVEEKLGKKRILTNYLNITFFGQQAYGVEAASQRYFSKRAKDLTLEESALLAGIVQSPSRYDPVNDTAEATKRRNTVLQRMADVGDISQAEADRAKSNPIKLKVKKPQNGCITAVSGAGFFCDYVRHVFLSDPVFGKTKEDRAGIWNRGGLTIRTTLDPQSQQSVQSSIKSHVYKTDKVATAVTLVQPGTGKIMGMGQSKPYGFGANETQYNYSVNKSMGGSNYGFPTGSTFKPFLASAAIEGGKPATQVYPAPYEMDYPETVRSCGNPWVNDGVPKYHLENESETEKGPYSLKEAMEKSVNTYFVQMLQDIGMCPVSQMTDKLGVVQGDGTKLPQNPSTLTLGSNGLSPLTMASAYAAFANRGTYCTPIAIESVRTAAGDSLPVPKTSCSQAMSQTTADTINTLLRGVVDSGTGQEAGLQSRDNAGKTGTTDARKNAWFVGYTPNMSGAVWVGSPSQKVEMEHITIGGVYQDKVYGGQVPGPIWRDAMTGALNGVVAPAFNTVNIPDPPKHDDEDEDPGRNGPGGQKPGKKPGDKSPFPGISVPPDMIGGNTGGRGGQTNGGTQGP